AACGGATTGATCCCGACGCTGTCGTTGCGCGAAAACATTTTTCTGCCCGCGCCCGCGCGTTGGCTGCGGGCGCGCCGCGAAGAGATGGAAACAGATCAGTGGATCGAGCGCCTGCGCGTTCGTACACGAGGCGCGCACGCGCTGCCGGCGGCGCTCTCGGGCGGCAATCAGCAGAAGGTGTTGTTGGCCCGCGCGCTGCGCCGCGCACCCGATGTGCTGATGCTCGACGACCCCACCGCCGGAGTCGACGTCGGCGCGAAGGCCGACATTCACTCCATCATCCGTGCGCAAGCCGAAACGGGTGCTGCAGTCGTGATCGCGTCGAGTGAGCTGCTCGAGCTGCTGGCGTTGTGCGATCGCGTCATCGCGCTGCGCCAAGGTGCGCAAGTCGGCACCCTCGCCATCGGCGACGCGGATGAGCCGCGCCTCGCGGCGCTCATCACGGGGGCGGCGTGAGGCGTTGGCGGTTGGTCTCCGGCGCCAGTGCCGCGCTCATTCTCACGCTCGAGTTCGCGTTGTTCGCCGTCGTCTTAGCGCCGCACGACGGCCGCGCGAACACCTTCGCCAATCTCGGCAACATCAGCCTGATCCTGAAGTATTCCAGCATCTATGGCATCGGCGCGATCGGCGCGGCGCTGATCATCGGCAGCGGCGGCATCGATCTCGCCGCCGGATCGGTGATTGCGCTTGCCTCTGTGGTCACCGGACATTTGTTCGTCGTCGAAGGTTGGCCGTTGGTCGTGGCGATCGCCGCGGGGCTCCTCACCGGCACGCTGGTTGGCAGTGTCGCCGCCGCCTTGATCGTACGAGCGCAATTGCCGCCGTTCATCGCGACCCTCGGCACGATGGGCATGGCGCGCGGCGCCGGCTTCCTGGTCACCGAAGGACGGTTCTACGATTTGTCGGGGCGGCTGCCGGCCGAGTTCGCACCGCTCGCAATTCCGCTCGGGGCGTGGCCGGGCATGTTGATGTTCGTCGCCGCGATCGCGTTCCACATCGTGCTGCAATACACCGCGCTCGGCCGCCATCTGCTCGCCGTCGGCGGCAACGAGACCGCGGCGCGCTACGCCGGGGTGCGCGTGAATCGAGTCAAGACCTTCGTCTACGTTGCCGGCGGTACGCTCGCCGCACTCGCTGGGGTCGTGCTCGCGGTCGTGCAGGGCCAGGGCAAGGCCGATCTCGCGACTGGCTACGAGCTCGATATCATCGCCGCCGCGGTAATCGGCGGCGCATCGTTGAGCGGCGGTCGCGCCTCGGTTGTCGGTGCTGTGCTCGGCTCGCTGATCTTCGGCGTCTTGCGCAACGCGTTGCCGCAGATCCCCGGCGGCACCTACGCCGACCGGCTGATCATCGGCGTCGCGGTGTTGGTGATCGCAGTGATGGATCGGGTGGCGGCGAAGCGCGGCGCTTGAAGAGAAGAGCGGAATCGGGCTTCAC
The genomic region above belongs to Deltaproteobacteria bacterium and contains:
- a CDS encoding ABC transporter permease, which gives rise to MRRWRLVSGASAALILTLEFALFAVVLAPHDGRANTFANLGNISLILKYSSIYGIGAIGAALIIGSGGIDLAAGSVIALASVVTGHLFVVEGWPLVVAIAAGLLTGTLVGSVAAALIVRAQLPPFIATLGTMGMARGAGFLVTEGRFYDLSGRLPAEFAPLAIPLGAWPGMLMFVAAIAFHIVLQYTALGRHLLAVGGNETAARYAGVRVNRVKTFVYVAGGTLAALAGVVLAVVQGQGKADLATGYELDIIAAAVIGGASLSGGRASVVGAVLGSLIFGVLRNALPQIPGGTYADRLIIGVAVLVIAVMDRVAAKRGA